A region of the Coleofasciculus sp. FACHB-T130 genome:
TTCTTAAAAACAAGCATAAGTCGGCAATGTGACAGGGGTATGACAAGTAAATAGCAATGCTGCGATCGCTGTTGCTCGTCTTGCCCTCGTTCCTCTAAAACAACCAAACCGTGTTATTTACAAACTCAACGATGGACAACCAGAACCGAGCAGGGGGCATGATGGAGGACGTAATTGCTGACGCTACCGAGAACTAACTCACCAATTGCAGAACGACCCCGACGCCCCATTACGATGAGATCGGCACCCCAAGTTTGGGCTAAGTCACAGATGTTTTCACCCCGACTGCCAAGGCTTTGGGTGAATTCGGTACTAATTCCTGCCTTCGTTGCTTCATCTGCACGCGATCGCAGTAGCGCCAAGTATTGACTTTCAAATGCATCCCACTGCTGTCGATAGTCGCTTGGGACATCATCGCGTCGCCAAGGATAGTAATGCAGACCGGGCATTTGTGAACCCCCGGTTGACATCTTTATTTCTGGAGTTTAACTTTGAATAGTGAGTACCACCAAGGGATAGGGCAAGACGAGCGGATCGCCACAGCACCCAAAAGCGCCACATTCTCAAGTTAAACCTAAGCAATAAGTAATAAATGCCAAAGACCAAACTGCATAAGGAATCCAGCGTTAGT
Encoded here:
- a CDS encoding universal stress protein; its protein translation is MPGLHYYPWRRDDVPSDYRQQWDAFESQYLALLRSRADEATKAGISTEFTQSLGSRGENICDLAQTWGADLIVMGRRGRSAIGELVLGSVSNYVLHHAPCSVLVVHR